A portion of the Sulfuriferula sp. AH1 genome contains these proteins:
- the pgeF gene encoding peptidoglycan editing factor PgeF, whose amino-acid sequence MNLNLITPDWPAPEKVKTLVTTREKGVSQGIYHGLNLGDHVGDSWVDVAQNRTLVREALPSEPHWLKQLHGTAVAYADQLKEQVEADAAVATQVNTICAVLTADCLPVLFCATDGSVVGAAHAGWRGLAAGVLEQTVEVMAHPPARIMAWFGPAIGPAAFEVGSEVRQAFVDDLPQAASAFRAGKAGKWMADIYQLARLRLERIGVTRVYGGDLCTYSDAARFYSYRRDGMTGRMGSLIWIAGR is encoded by the coding sequence ATGAATTTAAATCTGATCACTCCCGACTGGCCGGCGCCGGAAAAAGTTAAAACGCTGGTGACTACGCGCGAAAAAGGCGTAAGCCAGGGAATATATCATGGGCTGAATCTGGGGGATCATGTAGGTGACAGCTGGGTTGATGTCGCCCAGAACCGCACTCTGGTACGGGAAGCATTGCCGAGCGAGCCGCACTGGTTAAAGCAGCTGCATGGTACTGCGGTCGCATACGCCGATCAATTGAAAGAGCAGGTGGAAGCCGACGCGGCGGTAGCCACGCAAGTGAATACGATATGTGCAGTGCTGACAGCCGATTGTCTGCCGGTACTTTTTTGCGCCACGGACGGAAGTGTCGTTGGAGCCGCACATGCCGGATGGCGCGGGTTGGCGGCAGGCGTGCTGGAACAGACGGTCGAGGTCATGGCGCATCCGCCTGCACGGATCATGGCGTGGTTCGGGCCGGCGATAGGTCCTGCCGCATTTGAAGTGGGTAGTGAAGTGAGGCAGGCGTTCGTTGATGATCTGCCGCAGGCCGCCAGTGCGTTTCGTGCGGGGAAGGCGGGTAAATGGATGGCGGATATATACCAGCTTGCCAGATTGCGTCTTGAACGTATCGGCGTGACCCGGGTTTATGGCGGCGATCTCTGTACCTACAGTGATGCGGCGCGGTTTTATTCGTATCGGCGCGATGGCATGACAGGGCGTATGGGCAGTCTGATCTGGATTGCGGGGCGTTAG
- a CDS encoding outer membrane protein assembly factor BamD produces the protein MKRSLLVLLLIGLVGCGSTPTTNDETKNWSAQKIYAEAKDMLNSGSYDKSIKLFETLEARYPYGRYAQQAQLEVAYAYYKDNEPVSAVAACDRFIKLHPNHPNVDYAYYLKGLANFTEDQSLFARIADQDMTERDPRSANSSFESFRELSTRFPNSKYTPDAIARMKYLVDALAWHEVHVAQYYYKRGAYIAAVNRAQYALVHYPQAPANELGLAIMVRAYDAMGTNDLRDDALRVLQKNFPASKYVNGNFDRKKPWWRFWEL, from the coding sequence ATGAAACGAAGTTTACTTGTTTTACTGCTAATTGGGTTGGTTGGTTGTGGCAGCACGCCCACCACCAATGACGAAACCAAAAATTGGTCAGCTCAAAAGATTTACGCCGAAGCCAAAGATATGCTCAATTCGGGTAGTTATGATAAATCCATCAAATTATTCGAAACCCTGGAAGCGCGTTATCCCTACGGGCGTTATGCTCAACAGGCGCAACTCGAGGTGGCTTACGCATATTATAAAGACAATGAACCCGTCTCGGCAGTTGCCGCATGCGACCGCTTCATCAAATTGCATCCGAATCATCCCAATGTCGATTACGCCTACTATCTCAAGGGGCTGGCGAACTTTACCGAAGACCAAAGCCTGTTCGCTCGCATAGCAGATCAGGATATGACCGAACGCGACCCTCGTTCTGCGAATAGCTCGTTTGAGTCATTTCGAGAATTGTCTACTCGTTTTCCTAACAGCAAATACACCCCGGATGCCATTGCGCGAATGAAGTATCTGGTAGACGCGCTTGCCTGGCATGAAGTTCACGTCGCGCAATATTATTACAAGCGCGGCGCCTACATTGCTGCAGTCAATCGTGCTCAATATGCGTTGGTACATTATCCACAAGCCCCTGCCAATGAACTCGGGCTGGCGATAATGGTTCGCGCTTATGACGCAATGGGCACCAACGATCTGCGCGATGACGCATTACGCGTGTTGCAAAAGAACTTTCCTGCCAGCAAATATGTCAATGGCAACTTCGATCGCAAGAAACCATGGTGGAGATTCTGGGAATTATAA
- a CDS encoding HAD family phosphatase: MKLVLFDLDNTLLAGDSDYEWGQFLIERGIVDRDLHEARNLEFYRQYKAGTLNIHEFLDFQLRPLARLARAELDALHAEFMQQKIQPMITPVARNLVNRALDEAALVALITATNSFVTAPIARAFDIPHLIATEPEQINGEFTGKVSGTPSFREGKVTRLHEWLASQNKQLNDFDESWFYSDSLNDLPLLELVSHPVAVDADPTLHAHAQAHGWPSISLRNH, translated from the coding sequence ATGAAACTGGTTTTATTTGATTTGGACAACACGCTGCTGGCAGGCGATTCTGACTATGAATGGGGCCAGTTTCTCATCGAACGCGGCATTGTTGATCGTGATTTGCATGAAGCCCGGAACCTCGAATTCTACCGGCAGTACAAAGCAGGCACATTGAACATCCACGAGTTTCTTGACTTCCAGCTGCGGCCGTTAGCCCGGCTAGCCCGCGCCGAACTGGATGCCTTGCACGCTGAATTCATGCAGCAGAAAATCCAGCCCATGATCACCCCGGTCGCCCGCAATCTGGTGAATCGGGCATTGGACGAGGCCGCGCTGGTTGCACTTATCACTGCGACCAACAGCTTTGTCACCGCGCCGATCGCGCGCGCATTCGACATTCCCCACCTGATCGCCACCGAACCCGAACAGATTAACGGCGAATTTACCGGTAAAGTCAGCGGCACCCCAAGTTTCCGCGAAGGTAAAGTCACGCGTTTACATGAATGGCTGGCCAGTCAGAACAAACAGCTCAACGATTTCGATGAAAGCTGGTTTTACAGTGACTCATTAAACGACTTGCCACTGCTGGAACTCGTCAGCCACCCAGTTGCCGTGGATGCTGACCCTACCCTGCACGCTCACGCTCAAGCCCACGGTTGGCCCAGCATCAGCCTGCGCAATCATTGA
- the flgF gene encoding flagellar basal-body rod protein FlgF yields the protein MDRLIYTAMTGAKHVLEQQSNVSHNLANATTTGFRAQLDSFRAVPVISDGLPTRTFVVDSTVGTDFTPGPIQQTGNPLDVAVQGNGWIAVDMGNGTEGYTRNGGLKINENGLLQTQNGLNVLGETGPITIPPDENVTIAKDGTVSTIPRTGVATSVNVLGRIKLVNPPETALTRGDDGFFRTRDGKPADADAAVTLVEGAVEGSNVSVVSAMVDMISLGRQFEMQMKLLTNAENNANKASQILTLT from the coding sequence ATGGATCGTCTGATTTACACAGCAATGACGGGTGCGAAGCATGTGCTGGAACAGCAAAGCAATGTCTCGCACAACTTGGCCAATGCGACGACGACAGGATTTCGCGCCCAGTTGGATTCATTTCGTGCTGTACCGGTAATAAGCGACGGGCTACCGACGCGCACATTCGTTGTCGATTCGACTGTGGGTACGGACTTTACTCCCGGTCCGATCCAGCAAACCGGCAATCCGCTGGATGTCGCCGTGCAGGGTAACGGCTGGATTGCGGTGGATATGGGGAATGGAACCGAAGGCTATACCCGTAACGGCGGCTTGAAGATCAATGAGAATGGCCTGTTGCAAACCCAGAATGGTCTGAACGTCCTGGGCGAGACCGGCCCTATCACCATTCCCCCGGATGAAAACGTGACGATCGCAAAGGACGGAACGGTATCGACCATCCCCCGGACCGGCGTTGCGACTTCGGTCAATGTATTGGGCCGCATCAAACTGGTCAATCCGCCGGAAACGGCGCTGACCCGCGGGGACGACGGATTCTTTCGTACCAGGGACGGCAAGCCGGCGGATGCCGATGCGGCGGTGACCCTGGTGGAAGGCGCGGTAGAGGGGAGCAATGTCAGCGTGGTCTCGGCGATGGTCGATATGATCAGCCTCGGCCGCCAGTTTGAAATGCAGAT
- the flgM gene encoding flagellar biosynthesis anti-sigma factor FlgM — MKVNDSVKNIAGVTVGSTTAGKAKTTDKAAGAQPSSSGATVTLSPLSSQLQALQTQISGSSAFDAKKVDAIKLAIADGQFQVNSEKIANELISSVKDLLQGRK; from the coding sequence ATGAAAGTCAATGACTCTGTTAAAAACATCGCGGGCGTAACCGTAGGGTCGACCACCGCTGGCAAGGCAAAAACGACTGACAAAGCTGCCGGGGCACAACCAAGCAGCAGCGGTGCAACCGTTACCTTGTCGCCTTTGTCTTCCCAGCTTCAGGCGTTGCAAACGCAAATATCGGGCAGCAGCGCATTTGATGCGAAAAAAGTGGACGCGATCAAGCTGGCTATCGCCGACGGGCAGTTCCAGGTCAACTCTGAAAAGATCGCCAACGAACTGATTTCGTCAGTCAAGGATTTATTACAAGGCAGGAAATAG
- the rluD gene encoding 23S rRNA pseudouridine(1911/1915/1917) synthase RluD, translated as MTSSEKQLIDYTLKPTASSVIELEIPFSSAGSRLDSALAALMPEYSRSRIQDWIRQSLVLVNGRVLTPKDKVWGGETVALHPEPHPAELPAVAEDIALDIVYEDDSILIINKPAGLVVHPGSGNWQGTLLNALLYHVPELTHIPRAGIVHRLDKDTSGLMVVAKTLIAQTHLVRQLQARTVKREYLAVTHGVIAQNGRVDAPIGRHPSQRTKMAVVSNGREAVTHYSVVTRFARHTLVRCALETGRTHQIRVHMQSIGYPLVGDSVYNRSRANDIQCARDFQRQALHATQLGLIHPATGEMMTWQAEPPDDFSRLIECLTATSD; from the coding sequence ATGACATCATCCGAAAAACAGTTAATAGATTATACATTAAAGCCAACAGCCAGCAGCGTTATCGAACTGGAAATTCCATTTTCCAGCGCTGGCTCCCGACTCGATAGCGCACTGGCCGCATTAATGCCCGAATATTCACGCAGCCGTATTCAGGACTGGATCAGGCAGTCATTAGTGCTCGTCAACGGTCGCGTCCTTACTCCCAAGGATAAGGTATGGGGAGGCGAAACAGTCGCTCTCCATCCGGAACCCCATCCTGCCGAGCTGCCGGCCGTTGCCGAAGACATCGCACTGGATATCGTTTATGAGGATGATAGCATCCTCATCATCAACAAACCTGCAGGATTGGTCGTGCATCCAGGTAGCGGCAACTGGCAAGGTACATTATTGAATGCGCTACTTTATCATGTACCGGAATTAACGCACATACCACGCGCCGGCATCGTGCACAGGCTGGACAAAGATACGAGCGGCCTGATGGTGGTGGCCAAAACCCTGATTGCGCAAACTCATCTGGTTCGCCAATTGCAGGCGCGTACTGTGAAACGCGAATATCTTGCAGTAACGCATGGGGTCATTGCCCAGAATGGGCGTGTGGATGCGCCTATCGGCCGTCATCCGAGCCAGCGCACCAAGATGGCCGTGGTGAGCAATGGCCGCGAGGCGGTTACCCACTATAGTGTGGTGACACGTTTCGCCAGACATACTTTGGTGCGTTGCGCGCTGGAAACCGGACGTACCCATCAGATCCGGGTGCATATGCAGTCGATCGGTTATCCGTTAGTGGGTGACAGCGTTTACAATCGCAGCAGAGCGAATGATATCCAGTGCGCACGGGATTTTCAGCGTCAGGCGCTGCATGCCACACAGCTGGGCTTGATCCATCCGGCCACCGGTGAAATGATGACATGGCAAGCCGAGCCGCCGGATGATTTTTCCCGGCTGATTGAATGTCTGACGGCAACATCGGATTGA
- a CDS encoding flagella synthesis protein FlgN, which produces MSTFGTRLLENLDEENQAIHNLVKLIQDEQALLIDANIEEIKQIVEQKAQHVAKLAELSNKRHLILAMAGHQPDETGMQTWIQQNSAHAVNDAWQALLGQVKAAKELNHTNGLLINTHLSRNQNTLNVLRGSTKTGNFYGPDGKTSSVTKSRSIVAG; this is translated from the coding sequence ATGAGCACTTTTGGCACAAGATTACTGGAGAATCTGGATGAAGAGAATCAGGCCATTCATAATCTGGTGAAACTGATTCAGGACGAACAAGCTCTGCTGATCGATGCCAATATTGAAGAAATCAAACAAATAGTAGAGCAAAAGGCTCAGCACGTCGCCAAGTTGGCAGAACTATCGAACAAGCGCCATTTAATTCTAGCCATGGCTGGACATCAACCGGATGAAACCGGCATGCAAACCTGGATACAGCAGAATTCCGCGCACGCCGTCAATGACGCCTGGCAAGCTCTGCTAGGCCAGGTAAAAGCGGCCAAAGAACTCAACCATACCAATGGATTGCTGATCAATACCCATTTAAGCCGCAATCAGAATACGCTTAATGTACTACGCGGGTCAACGAAGACCGGGAACTTCTACGGCCCTGACGGCAAAACCAGTAGCGTAACCAAATCCCGCAGTATCGTCGCAGGATAG
- the rimO gene encoding 30S ribosomal protein S12 methylthiotransferase RimO, whose translation MNMIPKVGFVSLGCPKATSDSERILTELRAEGYLIAPNYQDADLVVVNTCGFIDAAVEESLDAIGEALAENGKVIVTGCLGAKSNVVQQAHPSVLAVTGPHATAEVMAAVHAHLPKPHDPYLDLVPPQGIRLTPDHYAYLKISEGCNHRCSFCIIPSMRGDLASRPVGEVMQEAERLAEAGVKELLVISQDTSAYGVDIKYRTGFWQGRPLKTRMTELAAALSELDVWVRLHYVYPYPHVDEVVPMMAEGKILPYLDIPFQHASPRILKAMKRPAAAENTLARIRAWREICPELVIRSTFITGFPGETEADFEQLMDFIDAAELDRVGCFTYSAVEGASANALPDQVPEEIKEERRARLMERQADISADRLAARIGQTLTVLIDEISEEGAIGRSYADAPEIDGVVIIEEAAGLVPGEFATVKIIDSGEHDLWGEAV comes from the coding sequence ATGAATATGATTCCAAAAGTAGGCTTTGTTTCATTGGGTTGTCCAAAGGCAACTTCAGACTCCGAACGTATTTTGACTGAATTGCGGGCAGAAGGCTATTTAATTGCGCCGAACTATCAGGATGCGGATCTGGTGGTGGTCAATACCTGCGGTTTTATCGATGCGGCGGTTGAAGAATCGCTTGATGCGATTGGTGAGGCGCTGGCCGAGAACGGCAAAGTGATCGTTACCGGCTGTCTGGGCGCAAAGTCGAATGTGGTACAGCAGGCGCATCCAAGCGTGCTGGCGGTGACCGGGCCGCATGCGACCGCTGAAGTAATGGCAGCAGTGCATGCGCATTTGCCGAAACCGCATGACCCTTATCTCGATCTGGTGCCGCCGCAGGGTATACGTTTAACGCCTGATCATTATGCCTATCTCAAAATATCCGAAGGCTGCAATCATCGTTGCAGTTTTTGTATTATCCCTTCCATGCGCGGCGATCTGGCAAGCCGCCCTGTAGGCGAGGTGATGCAGGAAGCCGAGCGTCTGGCAGAGGCCGGCGTCAAAGAGCTGCTGGTGATTTCGCAGGATACCAGCGCTTACGGTGTCGATATCAAATACCGTACCGGATTCTGGCAGGGTCGCCCCTTGAAGACACGCATGACCGAATTGGCAGCGGCATTATCCGAACTGGATGTCTGGGTGCGATTGCATTATGTTTATCCTTACCCGCATGTCGATGAGGTGGTTCCAATGATGGCGGAAGGCAAGATATTGCCTTATCTGGACATTCCGTTTCAGCATGCCAGCCCCCGCATCCTCAAGGCCATGAAGCGTCCGGCTGCAGCCGAAAACACCCTGGCGCGCATACGCGCATGGCGCGAGATTTGTCCCGAGCTGGTGATACGCAGTACCTTTATTACCGGTTTCCCGGGTGAGACCGAAGCGGATTTCGAACAGCTTATGGATTTTATCGATGCGGCCGAGCTGGATCGCGTGGGCTGCTTTACCTATTCTGCAGTCGAGGGCGCGTCGGCCAATGCCTTGCCTGATCAGGTCCCGGAGGAAATCAAGGAAGAGCGTCGTGCCCGCTTAATGGAGCGGCAAGCGGATATCAGCGCGGATCGTCTTGCGGCGCGTATCGGCCAGACGCTCACGGTGCTGATTGACGAAATTAGCGAAGAAGGCGCCATAGGCCGCAGCTATGCCGATGCGCCGGAAATAGACGGTGTTGTCATTATCGAAGAGGCTGCCGGTCTGGTACCCGGCGAATTCGCTACCGTTAAAATTATCGATAGCGGCGAACATGATTTATGGGGTGAGGCTGTCTGA
- the flgC gene encoding flagellar basal body rod protein FlgC: MSLFSIFNVAGSAMSAQAQRLNVVASNLANADSATSSTGQVYKAKQVVFSAVPVNGVEATGVKVDQVVEDKSSPRMMYDPKNPLADAKGYVAMPNVNVVEEMVNMISASRSYQTNVDTMNAAKSMLQKTLTIGQ; this comes from the coding sequence ATGTCATTATTCAGCATATTTAATGTGGCCGGCTCGGCGATGAGTGCCCAGGCGCAGCGCTTGAATGTGGTGGCAAGCAATCTTGCCAATGCGGACAGCGCAACCAGCTCCACTGGACAGGTCTATAAAGCCAAGCAAGTGGTTTTTTCCGCAGTGCCGGTGAATGGAGTAGAGGCGACCGGGGTAAAAGTCGATCAGGTGGTTGAGGACAAATCCTCGCCCCGCATGATGTACGATCCCAAAAATCCGCTGGCCGACGCGAAGGGTTATGTTGCGATGCCGAATGTCAATGTGGTGGAAGAAATGGTCAATATGATCTCTGCTTCGCGTTCATATCAAACCAACGTGGACACGATGAACGCGGCCAAATCCATGTTGCAGAAAACGCTGACTATCGGTCAGTAA
- the flgA gene encoding flagellar basal body P-ring formation chaperone FlgA: protein MKTLLTILCLLPMLGFAQTSAPRQDPARILHSVEQFLRTQTTGLPGQVKISVGNLDSRLNLADCDALEPFIPTGSRIWGKTTVGVRCNAPANWTIYVQADIRVIGQYVMSAAPLAQGQLVSANQLSFASGDLTKLPNGIITDANQAIGKTVAMSIPAGTPLRMDALRVQLAIQQGQSVRLISGGNGFEVSAEGRALTSANAGQSVQIRIANGQVISGIAQADGIVEVGY from the coding sequence ATGAAAACACTGCTTACCATCTTATGCTTGCTGCCAATGCTTGGTTTTGCTCAAACATCTGCGCCGCGTCAGGATCCGGCTCGAATTCTGCATAGCGTCGAACAATTCCTGCGGACGCAGACTACCGGATTGCCGGGCCAGGTAAAAATCAGCGTTGGCAATCTTGATAGCCGTCTAAATCTGGCTGACTGCGACGCGCTGGAACCGTTCATCCCCACCGGCAGCCGTATCTGGGGCAAAACCACGGTAGGCGTACGTTGCAACGCACCGGCCAACTGGACTATCTATGTGCAGGCGGACATTCGGGTAATCGGACAATACGTCATGAGTGCAGCGCCGCTGGCGCAAGGACAACTGGTGAGCGCCAATCAGCTGAGTTTTGCTTCCGGCGACCTGACCAAATTGCCAAACGGCATCATTACCGACGCAAATCAGGCCATTGGAAAAACGGTTGCCATGTCCATCCCGGCTGGCACACCGTTACGTATGGATGCATTGCGCGTGCAATTAGCCATTCAGCAAGGCCAAAGCGTCAGGCTGATATCCGGCGGCAACGGCTTTGAAGTCTCTGCCGAAGGACGCGCCCTTACTTCTGCCAATGCAGGACAATCAGTACAGATCAGGATTGCCAATGGCCAAGTTATCAGCGGTATCGCCCAGGCAGATGGTATAGTTGAAGTGGGTTACTGA
- a CDS encoding ZIP family metal transporter gives MSVLAWVVVSSFVGGALSVFAAAVFAFAARPSWIGGLVSYAIGALLGAVFLEILPHAIEVSGNAHTTAATVLAGIFGFFILEKLVLWRHCHHETCETHGVMHEHDAHDHGRSGLMILVGDTFHNFVDGILIAAAFLADVQLGIITAVAIIAHEIPQEVGDFLILLHSGFTKSRALAFNLLSSAATLVGGLLAYFALQSMQNLIPVFLGLAAASMIYVAVADLIPGLHKRVGLAATIEQAALIAAGVASIALTEWLARGYA, from the coding sequence ATGTCTGTACTTGCCTGGGTTGTTGTAAGTAGTTTTGTCGGCGGAGCGTTGAGTGTCTTCGCTGCGGCTGTATTTGCATTTGCGGCCCGGCCGAGCTGGATTGGCGGTCTGGTGAGTTATGCGATAGGTGCGTTGCTGGGTGCGGTGTTTTTAGAGATACTGCCGCATGCAATCGAGGTTTCCGGTAACGCGCATACTACCGCGGCTACGGTACTGGCAGGGATTTTCGGGTTCTTCATACTCGAAAAACTGGTGTTGTGGCGCCATTGCCATCATGAAACTTGTGAAACGCACGGCGTGATGCACGAGCATGATGCCCATGACCATGGCCGCAGTGGCTTGATGATACTGGTAGGCGATACTTTCCATAATTTCGTCGACGGGATACTGATCGCAGCAGCATTTCTGGCTGACGTGCAGTTAGGCATCATTACCGCAGTGGCAATTATTGCCCATGAAATTCCGCAGGAAGTAGGCGATTTCCTGATTCTATTGCATTCCGGATTTACCAAATCCCGCGCATTGGCATTTAATTTATTATCGAGTGCCGCCACGTTAGTGGGCGGATTGCTGGCATATTTTGCATTGCAGTCCATGCAGAATTTGATTCCGGTGTTTCTGGGGTTGGCGGCAGCAAGCATGATTTACGTTGCTGTAGCCGATTTGATCCCCGGGTTGCATAAACGGGTAGGGCTGGCGGCGACGATCGAACAGGCTGCGTTGATTGCGGCAGGTGTCGCATCGATTGCATTGACCGAATGGCTGGCGCGCGGTTATGCCTGA
- the flgB gene encoding flagellar basal body rod protein FlgB: MIGQFDNNMQFHEAALRLREQRQQLLASNIANADTPNYKARDFDFNQALQGVLSRNANSPTELSKTAAAHLPGVNEADFGGASLQYRTVKQGSVDGNTVDMDTERNQFTDNALRYEASLTMVTDRIKAMLAAIQG; encoded by the coding sequence ATGATAGGACAGTTTGACAATAATATGCAGTTTCATGAAGCCGCGTTACGGTTGCGTGAACAGCGCCAGCAGTTATTGGCTTCCAATATTGCGAATGCCGATACACCTAATTACAAAGCGCGCGATTTCGATTTTAATCAGGCATTGCAGGGCGTGCTGTCGCGAAATGCCAATTCGCCCACTGAGTTGTCCAAAACTGCAGCCGCGCATCTGCCTGGTGTTAATGAGGCTGATTTTGGTGGCGCGTCCTTGCAGTATCGTACTGTGAAGCAGGGCAGTGTGGACGGGAATACCGTGGATATGGACACCGAGCGCAATCAATTTACTGACAACGCGCTGCGTTATGAGGCCAGTCTGACGATGGTCACTGATCGAATCAAAGCCATGCTGGCAGCCATACAGGGGTAA
- a CDS encoding flagellar hook assembly protein FlgD, which produces MSTVQANTVSSSLLSTMNPGSISTQSSTAAAQDQFMKLLVTQMQNQDPLNPMDNAQITSQLAQLSTVSGIEKMNATLTSMMTNYQSNQTFQAASMIGHGVMVNGSETTLSNGSALFGVDLAGAADSVNVTVMDANGLPVRTYDLGAQQAGLIPVQWDGTTDSGVAAADGAYTFKVNATSAGQAVSAQSLSYGQVASVANGSQGVTLNVSGLGTVNMADVLQIL; this is translated from the coding sequence ATGAGCACAGTTCAGGCTAATACCGTTTCATCCAGTCTGTTATCGACGATGAATCCGGGTTCGATTTCGACCCAGAGTTCGACTGCAGCGGCGCAGGATCAGTTTATGAAACTGCTGGTCACGCAAATGCAGAATCAGGACCCGCTTAATCCTATGGATAATGCGCAGATAACCAGCCAGCTGGCGCAGCTCTCCACGGTGTCGGGCATTGAGAAAATGAATGCTACGTTGACGTCGATGATGACCAATTACCAGTCGAATCAAACATTCCAGGCTGCCAGCATGATAGGGCACGGCGTCATGGTGAATGGCTCGGAAACGACTTTGAGCAATGGCAGTGCGTTGTTTGGCGTGGATTTGGCAGGCGCTGCCGACAGTGTGAATGTCACGGTGATGGACGCAAACGGGCTGCCGGTGCGAACCTACGATCTGGGCGCGCAGCAGGCAGGCCTGATTCCCGTCCAGTGGGACGGCACCACTGATAGCGGTGTGGCCGCGGCAGATGGCGCGTATACGTTCAAGGTGAATGCCACTTCGGCCGGTCAGGCCGTGTCGGCTCAGAGTTTGTCTTATGGGCAAGTAGCAAGTGTGGCGAATGGCAGCCAAGGGGTGACATTGAATGTATCCGGTCTGGGTACCGTCAATATGGCTGATGTGCTTCAGATTCTTTAA
- the flgE gene encoding flagellar hook protein FlgE translates to MSFQQGLSGLNAASKNLDVIGNNVANSGTVGFKQSQAQFADVYASSLNGSGSSQVGIGTKVSQVAQQFTQGNITSSNNPLDIAINGNGFFRLSNNGTVSYSRNGQFQLDKSGYIINATGARLTGYTANSSGVLSTGAPAEININAADIPPQVTSTVNAVLNLDSSSAVPTGGAFDMTNPTTYNNATSVSIYDSLGNSHTLQTFYVKTAANTWDVYAADDGVAIGYTPPAAAVPVGTLTFNSSGTLTGGSPVPIAVPVTTGAGTPFTVNVDYTGTTQFGSAFSVNSLKQDGYTSGKLSGFSTGPDGTIVGRYTNGQSATLGQVVLASFTDPNGLQPLGDNAWAETAASGAALVGAPGSGPLGSLQSSATEDSNVDLTAELVNMITAQRNYQANAQTIKTQDQVMQTLVNLR, encoded by the coding sequence ATGAGTTTCCAACAAGGGTTGAGTGGCTTGAATGCAGCTTCCAAGAATCTGGATGTGATCGGCAATAACGTTGCCAACTCGGGCACGGTTGGCTTCAAGCAATCGCAAGCCCAATTCGCTGACGTCTATGCCAGTTCCTTGAATGGCTCAGGATCTTCTCAGGTAGGTATCGGTACGAAAGTCTCCCAGGTAGCGCAGCAGTTTACCCAGGGGAATATCACGTCTTCCAATAATCCGCTGGATATCGCGATCAACGGTAACGGTTTTTTTCGTCTAAGTAATAACGGTACGGTCAGCTATTCGCGTAACGGACAGTTCCAGCTTGATAAGTCGGGTTATATCATCAACGCTACTGGCGCACGATTAACCGGTTATACGGCGAATTCCAGCGGTGTGCTGTCGACTGGTGCGCCTGCGGAGATCAATATCAACGCCGCCGATATTCCGCCGCAAGTAACCTCTACCGTCAATGCGGTGCTCAATCTGGATTCGAGTAGTGCCGTTCCTACGGGAGGGGCATTCGATATGACCAACCCAACCACTTACAACAACGCAACCTCGGTGTCGATATACGATAGCCTGGGTAATTCACATACCTTGCAAACATTCTATGTGAAAACCGCAGCCAATACCTGGGATGTCTACGCCGCAGATGACGGTGTGGCGATTGGCTATACTCCGCCAGCCGCAGCCGTGCCGGTCGGCACCCTGACTTTCAATAGCTCGGGCACATTGACCGGTGGTTCGCCTGTCCCCATCGCGGTGCCGGTGACGACAGGTGCCGGAACGCCATTTACGGTCAATGTCGATTATACCGGCACGACCCAGTTTGGTTCGGCCTTCAGCGTCAATTCGCTGAAGCAGGATGGTTATACGTCGGGCAAGTTGAGCGGTTTCAGCACCGGGCCCGATGGCACGATAGTCGGGCGCTATACCAATGGCCAATCGGCCACGCTCGGTCAGGTCGTGTTGGCCAGCTTTACAGACCCGAACGGATTGCAGCCGTTGGGCGATAATGCGTGGGCCGAAACAGCCGCTTCGGGTGCCGCCCTGGTTGGTGCGCCCGGATCAGGGCCGCTGGGCTCGCTGCAGTCGTCGGCGACGGAGGATTCCAATGTGGATCTGACTGCCGAGCTGGTGAACATGATTACCGCGCAGCGCAATTATCAGGCGAATGCGCAAACCATTAAAACCCAGGACCAAGTGATGCAGACATTGGTTAACTTGCGTTAA